One window of Chryseobacterium indologenes genomic DNA carries:
- a CDS encoding efflux RND transporter permease subunit, with translation MLKKIIKRPVLATVISVLLVILGIVGMVSLPITKFPDIAPPTVMVTAAYPGANAETIARSVAPPLENAINGVENMDYITSTASNDGTLSITVIFKLGTDPDQAAINVQNRVAQVTNQLPAEVIQAGITTVKRQNSMIAMVSLTSKDGKMDDLFLENYAKINIVPELKRVKGVGDAMVYGNKDYSMRIWLDPNKLTSYNLTPSDVSRAIQTQNLEAAPGRLGERSKEVMEYVLRYKGKFTEPEQYENITIKALNDGSVLKLKDIAKVEFGAYSYTVSSNYNKKASVTMAIFQMAGSNANEVQIALQERMKELEKSFPAGMDYEIPYATKDALDQSIEQVIHTLIEAFILVFIVVYIFLQDFRSTLIPAIAVPVSIVGTFFFMKVFGFSINILTLFALVLAIGIVVDDAIVVVEAVHAKMEHKKLNPRAATMSAMSEITGAIVSITLVMSAVFVPVAFMSGSTGLFYQQFALTLAIAIVISAINALTLSPALCALFLKQHHPGTYEKMNFKDRFFAGFNASFNKLTFRYGKAVLFLLKRKWVALIIIVAFGGLFAWMSMTTPKGFIPDEDQSFIIVTANLAPGASKDRTSKVVSDTEDLLMKNPAVDKVISVDGLNLFSGSMSSSAASIFVKLKKGDERGAVNNINDIIGQTQGMLSQDKRANFLVINTPTVDGFGNTSGMELVLQDRTNGELQNLGNISYGMMGALMQRPEVAVAFTTFDVTYPQFEVLVDEVKSAQLGVNVSDVLGVMQGYYGSIQASDFNRFGKYYRVLVQSTPETRQDKESLNGIFVKNNLGQMVPINTLVSLKQVTGAEVVDRFNLFNSSNLTVMAAPGYSTGQAMAAIEEVSKQVLPPGYTYDYKGMSREEAGSSSQSVMIFGLCIVFVFFLLSAQYESYILPLAVLIAIPVGLSGVFVGITFAELSNNIYVQIALVMLIGLLAKNGILIVEFAIQRRRAGKSLIASAVEGAKARLRPILMTSLAFITGLLPLIFVVGPSAMGNHSIGYAAISGMLFGTVLGIFVVPVLFVVFQALHERINGKVVTDADWEY, from the coding sequence ATGTTAAAGAAAATTATAAAAAGACCCGTATTGGCAACGGTGATCTCCGTATTGCTTGTTATTCTGGGGATCGTTGGTATGGTGAGTCTACCAATTACCAAATTTCCAGACATTGCACCGCCTACCGTTATGGTAACCGCTGCCTATCCGGGAGCCAATGCTGAAACAATCGCAAGGTCTGTAGCTCCACCGTTGGAAAACGCAATCAATGGAGTAGAAAATATGGACTATATTACTTCTACAGCAAGTAACGATGGTACATTGAGTATTACTGTTATTTTTAAACTGGGAACAGATCCTGACCAGGCGGCTATTAACGTGCAGAACAGGGTAGCTCAGGTGACCAACCAGCTTCCTGCAGAGGTAATTCAGGCGGGAATAACCACGGTGAAAAGACAGAACAGTATGATTGCAATGGTTTCCCTGACAAGTAAAGACGGAAAGATGGACGACCTTTTCCTTGAAAACTATGCGAAAATCAACATTGTTCCGGAACTGAAAAGGGTGAAGGGAGTAGGAGATGCAATGGTGTATGGAAATAAAGATTACTCCATGCGTATCTGGCTGGATCCTAATAAACTGACTTCGTACAATCTTACTCCGTCTGATGTTTCCCGTGCCATTCAGACTCAAAACCTTGAAGCAGCACCCGGGAGATTGGGAGAGAGAAGTAAAGAGGTAATGGAATATGTTCTTCGGTACAAAGGAAAATTTACAGAACCGGAACAATATGAAAATATCACCATCAAAGCATTGAATGACGGCTCAGTTTTAAAATTAAAAGATATTGCTAAAGTAGAATTCGGGGCTTACAGTTATACGGTTTCTTCCAATTATAATAAAAAAGCTTCCGTAACGATGGCGATTTTCCAGATGGCAGGTTCCAATGCCAATGAGGTGCAGATCGCTCTTCAGGAAAGAATGAAAGAACTGGAAAAATCTTTCCCGGCAGGAATGGATTATGAAATTCCATACGCAACAAAAGACGCGTTGGATCAGTCCATAGAACAGGTGATTCATACATTGATAGAAGCATTTATTCTGGTATTCATTGTGGTGTATATATTCCTTCAGGATTTCCGTTCCACCCTGATTCCGGCTATTGCAGTTCCGGTATCTATTGTAGGAACGTTCTTCTTTATGAAGGTTTTCGGATTCTCTATTAATATTCTTACATTGTTTGCTTTGGTACTGGCAATCGGTATTGTAGTGGATGATGCTATTGTAGTTGTAGAAGCCGTTCATGCCAAGATGGAACATAAAAAACTGAATCCGAGAGCAGCTACCATGTCGGCAATGAGTGAGATTACAGGAGCTATTGTTTCTATTACGTTGGTCATGTCTGCGGTATTCGTTCCGGTAGCCTTTATGAGTGGTTCTACAGGATTATTTTACCAGCAGTTTGCATTAACACTGGCGATTGCAATTGTAATTTCAGCGATCAATGCATTGACACTGAGCCCAGCATTATGTGCTTTATTCTTAAAGCAACACCATCCCGGAACGTATGAAAAAATGAATTTCAAAGACCGTTTTTTTGCAGGTTTTAATGCAAGTTTCAATAAACTGACTTTCCGTTATGGAAAAGCTGTATTGTTCCTTTTAAAAAGAAAATGGGTGGCCTTGATCATAATTGTAGCCTTCGGAGGTTTGTTCGCATGGATGTCTATGACAACACCTAAAGGATTTATTCCCGATGAAGATCAGAGTTTCATTATTGTAACAGCAAATCTTGCTCCTGGAGCATCAAAGGACAGAACTTCAAAAGTGGTCTCCGATACAGAAGACTTATTGATGAAAAATCCTGCTGTGGACAAGGTAATTTCAGTAGACGGATTAAACCTATTCAGTGGTTCCATGTCTTCTTCAGCAGCTTCTATTTTCGTTAAATTAAAAAAAGGAGACGAGAGAGGAGCCGTGAATAACATCAATGATATCATAGGACAAACGCAGGGAATGCTTTCTCAGGACAAAAGGGCCAATTTTCTTGTGATTAATACGCCTACGGTAGACGGTTTCGGAAATACGAGTGGTATGGAGCTTGTGCTTCAGGACCGTACCAACGGAGAACTTCAGAATTTAGGTAACATCTCTTATGGAATGATGGGAGCTTTGATGCAGAGACCGGAGGTAGCGGTAGCATTTACCACCTTCGATGTTACATATCCGCAGTTTGAAGTATTGGTAGATGAAGTGAAGTCTGCTCAGCTGGGTGTGAATGTTTCTGATGTACTGGGTGTGATGCAGGGATATTATGGAAGTATTCAGGCTTCGGATTTCAACAGATTCGGAAAGTATTACAGAGTATTGGTGCAATCCACTCCAGAGACAAGACAGGATAAAGAATCCCTGAACGGAATTTTTGTTAAAAATAATCTAGGTCAGATGGTTCCTATTAATACATTGGTAAGCCTGAAGCAGGTAACAGGAGCTGAGGTTGTAGACCGTTTCAATCTATTCAATTCATCCAACTTAACGGTAATGGCAGCGCCTGGATACAGTACCGGGCAGGCTATGGCCGCAATTGAAGAGGTGAGCAAGCAGGTACTTCCTCCGGGATATACTTACGATTATAAAGGAATGAGCCGTGAAGAAGCAGGTTCAAGCTCGCAATCTGTTATGATCTTCGGGTTATGTATTGTATTTGTATTCTTTCTTTTATCAGCGCAGTATGAAAGTTATATTCTTCCGTTAGCTGTATTGATCGCTATTCCGGTAGGTTTATCAGGAGTATTTGTAGGAATTACTTTCGCGGAATTATCCAATAATATTTATGTACAGATTGCTTTGGTGATGCTGATCGGGCTTTTGGCAAAGAATGGTATTCTGATCGTAGAATTTGCGATTCAAAGACGCAGAGCAGGAAAAAGCCTTATTGCATCTGCTGTGGAAGGAGCAAAAGCACGTTTACGTCCTATTTTGATGACCTCTCTGGCATTTATTACAGGATTGCTGCCCTTGATCTTTGTGGTAGGACCTTCAGCTATGGGGAACCATTCTATCGGATATGCTGCAATTTCAGGGATGCTTTTCGGAACAGTCTTAGGAATTTTTGTGGTTCCGGTTCTTTTCGTGGTATTCCAGGCTTTGCATGAGAGAATCAATGGAAAGGTAGTAACAGATGCGGATTGGGAATATTAA
- a CDS encoding efflux RND transporter periplasmic adaptor subunit, with product MQRFFIQKSTLLFLSLIVLAGCRKNNQNQGYQQQAPELPVAKVTQGDASVSREYAASIEGVSNVEIRPQVTGYLSKIFVDEGDFVKAGQPLFKIEDQVFREQLKSAQASLITAQANLSTSKIDLDRKKELFRNKMVSEIQVKEAEAAYNAARGAVSQSTSTIESAKINLNFSTIKAPVNGFIGRFNYRLGSLMTPGNQDPITLLSDIHQVYTYFSLSENDFNNFQKQYTGSNIDEVIKNTPAVALLLSGGEKYAETGKIDAVEGQFNKTTGSITLRAKFNNPNNLLRSGNTGKIVLDQFYSNVVLLPIASTRTIQDKVFVFIIQGGKAAMLPVEVNGKAGDNFIVAKGLKAGDEYITSGFDRLQPGTPVVAQKKNAQQKKS from the coding sequence ATGCAAAGATTTTTTATTCAAAAATCAACTCTACTTTTCCTCTCGCTGATCGTGTTAGCGGGATGCAGGAAAAATAATCAAAACCAAGGCTATCAGCAGCAGGCTCCGGAATTACCAGTGGCAAAAGTGACACAGGGAGACGCTTCTGTTTCCAGAGAATATGCAGCATCTATCGAGGGCGTTTCCAATGTAGAAATCAGACCTCAGGTAACAGGATATTTAAGCAAAATTTTTGTGGATGAAGGTGATTTTGTGAAAGCAGGTCAGCCATTATTCAAAATTGAAGATCAGGTTTTTCGTGAACAGCTTAAAAGTGCTCAGGCATCTTTAATTACCGCTCAGGCGAACCTTTCAACTTCTAAAATTGATCTGGACAGAAAAAAAGAACTATTTAGAAACAAAATGGTTTCCGAAATTCAGGTAAAAGAGGCAGAAGCTGCTTATAATGCGGCACGCGGAGCAGTAAGCCAGTCTACTTCTACTATTGAATCTGCAAAAATTAATTTAAACTTCTCTACCATCAAAGCTCCGGTAAACGGATTTATCGGAAGATTCAATTATCGTCTGGGAAGTTTGATGACGCCAGGTAATCAGGACCCGATTACTTTGTTATCAGACATTCATCAGGTCTATACCTATTTCAGTCTGAGCGAAAATGATTTTAATAACTTCCAGAAACAATACACGGGAAGCAATATTGATGAGGTGATCAAAAATACTCCGGCAGTAGCATTATTGCTTTCAGGAGGTGAAAAATATGCGGAAACAGGAAAGATTGATGCCGTAGAAGGTCAGTTCAATAAAACAACCGGATCTATTACGCTAAGAGCAAAGTTCAACAATCCCAATAATCTTTTGAGAAGTGGAAACACCGGTAAAATTGTACTGGATCAGTTCTACAGCAATGTTGTTTTACTTCCGATTGCTTCTACCAGAACCATTCAGGATAAAGTTTTTGTGTTCATAATTCAGGGCGGGAAGGCAGCAATGCTTCCGGTTGAAGTAAACGGAAAAGCCGGAGACAATTTTATTGTAGCCAAAGGACTGAAGGCAGGAGATGAGTATATCACCAGTGGTTTTGACCGTCTACAGCCGGGAACTCCTGTAGTGGCACAAAAGAAAAATGCTCAACAGAAAAAATCGTAA
- a CDS encoding helix-turn-helix domain-containing protein, which translates to MSKKSQPKSDFVSQLAFDEVLQQVEFDLRIKEFVVMEIDKANYIIKPNIPYRSDYFCIFMIQEGGVTFRLDDKSYEVSKGDIVFCPMLETFWLDKITEDYNAKYIFFSLNFIADAGFNYKSNNVLKSLSSDPTHIIRNEPDVYRKLNFHLDELKILNDKEKDNYYFNEMIWHHFSLVIYEIDNYFKKIEKPHVVTNREDELTTSFFKLVQDHFKEEHNVQFYADKLFISRKYLTKVINKTVFKSPRDIIHQVLAVEARLLLRNPNLNIGEVASKLKFSDQASFSKFFKKHVGRSPLEYRKDDLY; encoded by the coding sequence ATGTCTAAAAAATCCCAGCCAAAATCTGATTTTGTTTCGCAGTTAGCTTTTGATGAAGTGCTGCAGCAGGTTGAGTTTGATCTTAGAATCAAGGAATTTGTTGTGATGGAAATTGATAAGGCCAATTATATCATAAAGCCGAATATTCCTTACCGTTCAGATTATTTCTGCATTTTTATGATACAGGAAGGAGGGGTTACATTCAGGTTGGATGATAAGAGCTATGAGGTTTCCAAGGGTGATATTGTTTTTTGTCCAATGTTAGAAACTTTTTGGCTGGATAAAATTACTGAAGATTACAACGCTAAATATATTTTCTTCTCGTTGAATTTTATTGCTGATGCGGGTTTTAATTATAAGTCAAATAATGTTCTGAAGAGCTTATCATCAGATCCTACTCATATCATCAGAAATGAACCGGATGTGTACAGGAAACTGAATTTCCATCTCGATGAACTTAAGATTTTGAATGATAAGGAAAAAGATAATTATTATTTTAATGAAATGATCTGGCATCATTTCTCACTGGTGATCTACGAAATTGACAATTATTTTAAGAAAATAGAAAAACCTCATGTTGTAACCAACAGAGAAGATGAGCTGACGACCAGTTTCTTTAAGCTGGTTCAGGATCATTTTAAAGAAGAACATAATGTTCAGTTCTATGCAGATAAACTTTTTATCAGCCGCAAATACCTTACGAAAGTGATCAATAAAACAGTCTTTAAATCCCCGAGAGATATTATACATCAGGTTTTGGCTGTAGAAGCAAGATTACTGCTAAGAAATCCCAACCTGAATATTGGTGAAGTAGCATCAAAATTGAAGTTTTCAGATCAGGCGTCTTTCAGTAAGTTTTTTAAAAAACATGTAGGGAGATCTCCCCTGGAATATAGAAAAGATGATTTGTATTGA
- a CDS encoding metallophosphoesterase: protein MKIQVISDLHREFGSTELCFDHSDIVVLAGDVNLGTKGIEWIKNAIPDKPVIYVLGNHEYYKGSYPKTLNKIKEAALDSNVFVLENSFVDIDGIRFHGATLWTDFSIFGNPVQYGMICQSKMNDYKMIRRDPSYSRMRTLDTFKIHKFSKQWLKESLEDSKGLKNIVVTHHAPSLKSVPEHYKEDPLTAAYVSDLEDLITEYQPLYWIHGHIHTPCRYKIEETEIICNPHGYIDEKYNGYDKELIVVV from the coding sequence ATGAAAATACAGGTAATCAGTGATCTTCACCGGGAATTTGGGAGTACGGAATTATGTTTTGATCATTCTGATATTGTTGTTTTGGCAGGTGATGTCAATTTGGGAACCAAAGGAATTGAATGGATTAAAAACGCAATTCCTGATAAACCTGTAATTTATGTTCTGGGTAATCATGAATACTATAAAGGTTCCTATCCAAAAACCCTTAACAAGATTAAAGAAGCAGCACTGGATTCCAATGTATTTGTACTTGAAAATTCATTTGTAGATATTGACGGTATTCGCTTTCATGGTGCCACTTTATGGACGGACTTTTCCATCTTTGGGAATCCGGTTCAGTACGGAATGATTTGCCAGTCCAAAATGAATGATTATAAAATGATCAGGAGAGATCCTTCCTATTCCAGAATGAGAACGTTGGATACCTTCAAAATCCATAAGTTTTCAAAACAATGGTTAAAAGAAAGTCTTGAAGATTCAAAAGGACTTAAAAATATTGTCGTTACCCATCATGCTCCCAGTCTTAAATCTGTTCCGGAACATTATAAAGAAGATCCGCTAACAGCAGCCTATGTTTCTGATCTGGAAGATCTCATTACAGAATATCAGCCGTTATACTGGATTCACGGGCATATTCATACCCCATGCAGATATAAAATTGAAGAGACAGAGATCATCTGTAATCCTCACGGCTATATTGATGAAAAATACAACGGATATGATAAAGAATTGATTGTTGTTGTTTAG
- a CDS encoding MFS transporter, with protein MDTRKNVILILASVGTFVEALDIAIINLTIPSIQQQFQIGAETVQWLQTLYVLFFGGFLIIGGKLSDQIGRKKMFLLGALIFMLTSLGAGLSQNFEVLAIFRALQGLGAALVMPSALSIVTNTFREEQERNHAIGIFSSFAAIGSGSGLSVGGIISTYLSWHWVFLINVPILLVTLVLSYYYLPADEKNETAQKTDVISGILMVLGLLSLTYGTHELVHIKEQPFMVIGSLILAVLLLVMVYKRLKSVAEPLVDLQLFKHQSLVISNAVFFTLGAFFIGFLFLISLMLQKDMGYSAASAGLMLVPFSIISALTAKFILPHVSKRLSSSQMGILGWLFMLMGGVSLLISVFTGHPLAVVLLGAACISGVGMTFCFTALSVMGIQDVEPSNYGLASSLSSTSYFLGAGIGLSFMTLMSQIFPSEFSVGSLNLIILIGYALLALGMLFYFILKSLKVKQAKVAVS; from the coding sequence ATGGATACAAGGAAAAATGTAATATTAATTTTAGCATCGGTGGGAACATTTGTGGAGGCTTTGGATATTGCCATTATTAATTTAACAATTCCTTCTATTCAGCAGCAGTTCCAGATCGGAGCAGAGACTGTTCAGTGGCTGCAGACTCTTTATGTATTGTTCTTTGGAGGATTTCTGATTATTGGCGGAAAGCTTTCAGATCAGATCGGAAGAAAGAAAATGTTCTTACTCGGAGCACTGATTTTTATGCTCACCTCATTAGGGGCGGGATTGTCCCAAAACTTTGAAGTGCTGGCCATTTTCCGTGCTTTACAGGGGTTGGGAGCAGCATTGGTGATGCCGTCTGCACTATCTATTGTGACCAATACATTCAGAGAAGAACAGGAGAGAAACCATGCTATCGGAATCTTCAGTTCATTTGCTGCTATCGGTTCAGGAAGTGGCCTTTCCGTTGGAGGAATTATCAGTACTTACCTGAGCTGGCACTGGGTTTTCCTGATTAATGTACCTATTCTTCTGGTAACACTTGTGCTGTCTTACTACTATCTGCCTGCAGATGAGAAGAATGAAACCGCACAGAAAACAGATGTAATTTCCGGAATATTGATGGTGCTTGGGCTTTTAAGCCTTACTTACGGTACCCATGAATTAGTCCATATTAAAGAACAGCCATTTATGGTCATAGGTTCTTTGATTCTGGCAGTATTACTGCTGGTGATGGTATATAAACGATTGAAATCAGTAGCTGAACCTTTGGTTGACTTGCAGTTATTCAAACACCAATCTTTAGTGATTTCCAATGCAGTATTTTTTACATTGGGTGCATTTTTTATCGGGTTTTTATTCCTGATATCCCTGATGCTTCAGAAAGATATGGGGTATAGTGCAGCTTCTGCAGGATTAATGCTTGTTCCGTTCAGTATCATCTCTGCTTTGACGGCTAAATTTATTCTGCCACACGTATCAAAACGTCTGAGTTCATCTCAAATGGGAATTTTAGGATGGTTGTTTATGCTGATGGGAGGTGTGTCACTGTTGATCTCCGTTTTTACCGGACATCCGCTAGCTGTAGTTTTATTAGGAGCGGCATGTATTTCAGGAGTAGGAATGACATTCTGTTTTACCGCACTTTCAGTAATGGGAATCCAGGATGTTGAACCTTCCAATTACGGATTGGCATCAAGTTTGAGCTCTACAAGTTACTTTTTGGGAGCTGGGATTGGATTGTCGTTCATGACTTTAATGAGCCAGATTTTTCCTTCAGAGTTTTCGGTAGGAAGTCTGAATCTGATTATCCTGATCGGTTATGCTCTTTTGGCGCTCGGAATGTTGTTTTATTTTATATTGAAAAGCTTAAAAGTGAAGCAGGCAAAAGTAGCCGTTTCATAG
- a CDS encoding Lrp/AsnC family transcriptional regulator gives MATENYIPDEKDLSILRLLQKDAKMSVRDISARINLSPTPTHERIKRMEKQGIIREYTAVVDRKKVNKGMMVICMIALSVHNKKTAGKFIEEVGKLKEVVEFYNISGDFDFMLKILAPNMDEFHEFFVNKLSEIEGIGQTKSIFVMNSIKESAQIV, from the coding sequence ATGGCAACTGAAAATTATATCCCCGACGAAAAAGATTTATCGATCCTGCGTCTTCTTCAGAAAGATGCCAAGATGAGTGTGCGTGATATTTCAGCAAGAATCAATTTAAGTCCTACCCCTACACATGAACGCATCAAGCGCATGGAAAAACAGGGAATTATCAGAGAATACACTGCTGTTGTAGACCGTAAAAAGGTCAATAAGGGAATGATGGTAATCTGCATGATTGCATTGAGCGTTCACAATAAAAAAACTGCAGGAAAATTTATTGAGGAAGTCGGTAAACTGAAGGAAGTTGTGGAGTTTTATAACATCAGCGGAGATTTTGATTTTATGCTGAAAATCCTTGCTCCTAATATGGATGAATTCCATGAGTTTTTTGTGAACAAATTATCAGAGATTGAAGGAATTGGCCAGACCAAAAGTATTTTTGTGATGAACAGCATCAAGGAAAGCGCCCAGATTGTTTAA